The following is a genomic window from bacterium.
GCGTTCGGCGACGGGCGAGTCGGGGCGGGCGAGCTCGGCCCGGATGAGGTCCCCCGTCGAGAGGTGGGTCATCCCGCGGCGCAGCTCGAGGAACTTGGCGATGGAGCCCTTGCCGGCTCCGGGCGGTCCGAAGAGTACGAGAATCAAATCCGGCTCCCGGCAATCGGTCAAAGGGCCCTTGGGCGTCTTCCCCAGGGGCCCCGTCGGTTGTTGTGCGTCCTTTGGCTTTACCGGCGGCCGCGGATGCGCCCCTTCTTCAGGAAACCGTCGTAGTGGCGCATCAGCATGTGGCTCTCGATCTGGCGTATGGTGTCCAGCGCCACGCCCACCACGATCAGAAGGCCCGTGCCGCCGAAGGTTATCGGCGACTTGAAGATGACCGCCATCACGACCGGCAAGAGGGCAATTAACGCCAGGAAGACCGAGCCGGCCAGGGTGATGCGGGTCAGGACGCGGTCTATGAAAAGCTCGGTGTTCTTCCCCGGTCGGATGCCGGGGATGAAACCGCCGTACTTCTTCATGTTGTCCGCCAGGTCCGCCGGGTTCAGGACGATGGCGGTGTAGAAGTAACTGAAGAAGATGATCATCCCCCCGTAGACAATCATGTAGAGCCAATTGCCCGGGGAGAGCCACCCGGCGAGGGTCTTCAGCCAGTCGGCGTCGGTGAACATCAGGATGGTGTTGGGGAACATGATCAGCGCGCTGGCGAAGATGATCGGGATAACGCCGGCGGTGTTGACGCGCAGGGGAATGTGGGTGGACTGCCCCCCGTAGATTTTACGCCCGACGATGCGCTTGGCGTACTGTACGCGGATTTTGCGCTGCCCCTGCTGGATCACCACGACCCCGGCCACCACGACCACCATCACAAAGAGAATCACGGCGATGTTGACCAGGTTCGTGTCGCCCGCGCCTATCTTCTCCATGGTCAGAGTCACGTCCGCCGGAATGCGGGCGATGATGCCGATGAAAATAATGAGTGACATCCCGTTACCGATACCGGCATCACCCTCCTTGGAGAGCTTCTCCAGGGCGGGCACGACCGCGGTGAGGAGCTGGATGATGATCGAGGCGGAGATGTAGGGCATGATGCCCAGGGCGAAGATGGTGGCCTTGCGGAGGTTGCCGGCGGCGAACATGTCTATGAAACCGAAGAGGCCGCCCTGGGCGTTCTGGTTGAACCAGGCGGACAGGACGCCGGCGTTGACGCCGGGTACGGGGATGTGGCCGCCCACGCGGTATACGAAGAAGATGGCGATGGTGAAGAATATGCGCTGGCGGAGTTCGGGGATGGCCAGCATGTTCCGGATGCTCTTAAACACTAGACGACCACCGCCTTCCCTCCCGCGGCCTCGATTTTCTTGGCGGCTCCTGCGCTGAACGCGTTGGCCCGCACCTCATAGGCCCCGGTCACCTCTCCGGTCCCCAGAATCTTTACCCTCTGGGCGCAGGGCGCGACGCGGCGCTTGGTCTTCAGGAAATCTATGTCCACGGTCCCGGTCGCCCCGAGGGCGTCCAGCTCGCCCACGTTCACGTGGTCGAAGCCCTTCTTCTTCTGTCCGACGCGGGACTGAAATCCTCGCTTGGGCA
Proteins encoded in this region:
- a CDS encoding nucleoside monophosphate kinase, which codes for MILVLFGPPGAGKGSIAKFLELRRGMTHLSTGDLIRAELARPDSPVAER
- a CDS encoding preprotein translocase subunit SecY; its protein translation is MFKSIRNMLAIPELRQRIFFTIAIFFVYRVGGHIPVPGVNAGVLSAWFNQNAQGGLFGFIDMFAAGNLRKATIFALGIMPYISASIIIQLLTAVVPALEKLSKEGDAGIGNGMSLIIFIGIIARIPADVTLTMEKIGAGDTNLVNIAVILFVMVVVVAGVVVIQQGQRKIRVQYAKRIVGRKIYGGQSTHIPLRVNTAGVIPIIFASALIMFPNTILMFTDADWLKTLAGWLSPGNWLYMIVYGGMIIFFSYFYTAIVLNPADLADNMKKYGGFIPGIRPGKNTELFIDRVLTRITLAGSVFLALIALLPVVMAVIFKSPITFGGTGLLIVVGVALDTIRQIESHMLMRHYDGFLKKGRIRGRR
- the rplO gene encoding 50S ribosomal protein L15, encoding MDLVSGNMKKRRRIGRGNGSGSGTYSGRGMDGQNSRSGGGVRRGFEGGQMPFFRRLPKRGFQSRVGQKKKGFDHVNVGELDALGATGTVDIDFLKTKRRVAPCAQRVKILGTGEVTGAYEVRANAFSAGAAKKIEAAGGKAVVV